The segment GCCTTTGAGAGCTCCATATGCCGCCACGGCAGCTCCCTGCACTTGCAGGGAAAGTGGTTTGAAAGACCTGAATCGGGGTGGCGAGAGAGACACAGCTAGATCAAAGCGCAGAGGAGAGCTTGTCTTCGGTTAAGCCGGGAGGGGCAGGTTTGCACGttagctttccttttaaaatgaaaaaaaaaaaacaaaacgcaaGAAAGCTGTGAGAAAACCAGGAGGAAGGCGACGTGTGAAAAGCTATCACTCTGGAGGAGAGCGGGCTCACTAAAATCGAGGTGACcctgcagaaagctgctcccagcagccacGCCGGGTGTCACCGGCACCGCAGACCCCTCGCCCCATGGTGGCACTGACCATGGTGGGAGATCCTGGAGCGTTTTGAGTTGGCACTCCCCTGCCAACCCTGGGTTCAAAACACTGTTAAAAGCCCAGGATGTGCCATTCAGCAGCCCCTCTCTCCTGTAAAACAGCTGAATTAGCCAGATCTGGCCTGGACTACGCGCCACGGTTTTCAGGAGGTCGGTTGGTTGGATTTTTTAGGGGTTTTTCAAGTCCCCATTCGCCGTGAAGGGAAATGAAATGCCTTTTCCAGCAAGCAGCCCTGGATTCTGCTCATccctcggggtgggggggttgcTTTTTtagcaggacaggcagcagtGACCTTCAGACGCAGTAAGCGCGTTTCCTCGCTTTTCAGGGGGATTTGGGCGCTGGGGCGGATTTGTATTTCACAGCTACACTCGCTGCTGCGGCGAGGCCGCATTTGCAAACCCGAGATGAAGCGCTTCATCCTCAGGGAGGCAGCGGCTTTGAACTGCAGATCAAGAGGAatttccagccctctgatgTCGGCTGCAGAATGTGGCTGCACCGGTTTGGGGACGACTTCCAAGGCTGGACCTCTTAAacaccctccctcccaccccgcCTCGCAGGGCGCCTTTATCTTCCACCTCTTCCCATCCAAACCCTCAGTTCCTCATTACCCTGAGTGCAGCCCTTCCAAATTCAGAGCCTGTCCTCCAAAGCCTGACATTTCTGCCCGTTCCTGAGGAGCGAGGGCTTCGGCAGCACTGAAGATGCGACATAAATAATTTATCCTGAAAGACAGCCATCACAGGATTTAAGGTCattcaggcttttaaaatcGTATCAGCATGCTTTAAGAGAGTGAGCTGCCATCTCGATTTGGAGCGTCTCAAAGAGCTGGTGCATCGCTGCgtgcagacagacagacacactcCAGCCCCGCGGGACTCAGACATTCACTGTGAATTATTAACAACCCACGGTCACTGACAATGCATTTTTAACAAAACCCCCGAACACAAAAGTTTCTAATGCCTCAGGGCCGAATTCCACAGCCCTTGGTGCTTCCCCAGCCCCAACCATCGGACCCCTGAGTCGGGCTGTCCTTTAGCAGCTTTCCACCCAGCTCAGCTCGGTGCACTTGGCAGAGGAAACCTTTAATCAGGAGCAAGGAATCGTGTCCCGACATTAGGCTGCAGCcaagggaagagcaggaagagcCTGTCCCAGGAGGGCCCACAGacttccctgcctctccctgtcCCATGTGCCAGGcgagaagggaaaggaagccGGGGAGGGAGAGGTGGCACACGAGGGGACTGGGCAGGAACCGCTCTGAACCACCGCTCTCCGACGGACATCTCCGATTGTTCCAGTGGGAGGAAGCAGCGGGAGACGCAGGGACTTCCCGGCTGCTTTGACGGTGACCCACGGCTGGGAATAACGTGCTGCACAGCCCACGCCTCGCAGAGAACAATACGCCGCTGAATGGAAAGCGGCTCCTGAGCCTGGTGGTGTTAGTCTAGAGGTCagattaaaatgcctttttatcGACTGCCAACAATGCACCGTCCCCTTCACCGTCGGCTCCAAACACCGTCTGCACGTTTAGAGCAAATGAAGCCTGCACGTTGGAgctgacagagctgggagctAAGGCAGCAAGGAAAATACCGGTGGCCTCAGGCTGCTCCGAGCAGGACGAGGAGCAGAGAAGAGCTCCAGCCACCTCCAAGAGCTTTTTAAAGCCCCCCGGCAGTGCCGGGGCTCGCTCACACCAGGCTGGTTCAGAGGCAGCTGCATCTAAGGCTCCCTGCACGGCAAACCCGGCGCAGCGTCAGTCTTTGGTCTCCACCAAGCTGAGGCTGCCCGCGGTACCAGCGCAGAGCCAGGCCCACCCCGCCAACCATCAGTCCAAACCCAGAGCACGCAAAGTTATCTGTAAAACAGCACCAGGCGGGCAGAGCTTACAGCACCAGCCAGCCTTACACGGGAGCAGGCACCCAgtctccagctccagcctgccACCCTGAGTTGACGCCGTCAGCTGCCGCAGCCGTCTACTGATGCTGGTCTGAGTCACGAGGTAGGGACGGCAAAATGGTCCAGGTGAAACCTTCTGccaaaaaaagcacattaattGGACGGGACCCCGCTGAAGGCCAGGCTTTCAAACCAAAACCCTGAGCCAAGCTCTTCTGCCAGGCTCACCCCGACATCCGAGCGGTTGGCACCAAACCAACCCGCCCTCTCAGCCGACGCAACGCCAGGCCGGCGCTGAAGGGCTGACATTtctgcatcctcctcctcctcctcctctgtcccTCGGGAGTGGTGGCCCTGCCCAGGCACACGGGCCCAGCAGACAGCCCCTCTGCGAGAGGTTCACCGCGCCCCGAGACCGAACGGGCTGCGCGGCTATCTTAGGAAAAAAGCCTCTGCTCAGTCCCCCGGCCCCCATCCAGAGAGTTTGGTTATAACcgtgaagaaaaaataaaaaaatatcgGTGGAAAACCCATGAGCTACACTCACACGCACGCTGCCTGGAGGTCGGCTCTGCTCAAGAGCCTGGATGGAGAATAACCATGCCCTTAAAGTACCGCAGGGCTGGCTCCAGCTTAAACCCCCGTACCAGCCTCCGCCTGTGTTTAAACACGCGGCTTAAGGCTGAGACCCCGCCGTACCCCGCAGCAGCCgccctcctgctctgcctgtggcCCTTCGGCCCCTTCGCTCAGCAaggcagcacccagggctgggTTGGttgccctgccctggccagcagcctCCTTGGCAGCTAGCCCTCCGGCCCTTGTCCCCTGCTGGGGTCTCTCCCACCTCCGGCCAGGCATCCCTGAGGCTCCCACCCTCGTCATCTGCTGACGAGGACTGCGGGGAGGCTGAGGGCAGAGACCTCCACCTTTGGTCCCTTTTGCCACCCCCCTCCTGCAGGCCAGAGgtgctggggctctgcctgctcGCCCACCTCCCACGCCGACTCTTTTGCAAGCGCTGCTCCGAGCCCGGCTGCAGGAAGCAGCCCCGAAGGAGACAAGCGGAGCCGGGCTGGAGCGCGAGGTCTCCTGCTGTTCCACAAAGCTCGGCCAAGTATTCTCAGGGTTTTCCTAGGCAAAGGCCAAGCAGAGATGCGCCGACTCACAATCCAGAATACGCAGGACAAGTAACCGAGGCAGAGTGCAAGTCGCTGGGTGCTGTCGGGAGGTGCCTGCTGGAAGGGTGCAGTCCCCGCCGCGGAATAAAGTCACCCCGAACCACCCCAAAGCCACAGCGACCTCGCAGAGAGGAAGCAGGCACTAGGAAAACCACTGCTGACTGCTTCTAAAAAGTCGAATTGGCTGAAGAAACGCATCCTTCCCGCAACCAAGTTTGCACCCCGAGTCATTAGGAGAAAACTGACGAGCTCCCATAGAACGCCCAACGCTTAAGTGTTATCTCGGGACACAGGTGTATACACTTGAGGCTTGTGCAAGACCCTAAAGCTACAGAAACCTTACCAACGGGGCCGATCCACACCGTAGGATCGACAGGATGGCTTAAGGCAAGCGGAGGCCTGGCTGGGGCACGAGGCCGAAGGCAGCGAGggcccagccccaccagccttCGCGGTGACAGCCGCAGCTGCAGGAGGTGTAAGAGCACGAAGGAAGTGCCTGTGTCAATGCCAAGGGGAAAGCGAGCCAAGCCCCGTCAGAGCGAGTTCTCCGCACAGTCGGATCCGCACTCGGCTGATTTTCAGGTCGGTAGGTGCCAAGAACACGCTGCAAATTTACAGCCGGcgcagagggagaggagggcttGCTTTGAGACGTGATCTAGTAAAAGAGTGTGACAGAGAGACTCGGCAATGGGGTCGGATGGTCCTTGCAGATGCAACCCCCTCGCTCCCAGGCGAAGCCGCGAGCACACCCCAGCTGTCGAccccgagcccagcccagcccagggaaGCTTTAAGCCCCCACACCTCCAGGAGGAACCACCACCGGCCCTGCAGGGAAGGTGCCCGGCTGCTTTGGCCAAAGCAGAGACAGGCCCTGGGCGCAAGCAAGCACAGCGTGCGTCGCTGCAGGAGCGCCACGGCAGCAGGTCAGACCCGACAAGGACACTCGAGCGCAGCAGCACCAAACCCCAGCAAGCAGCGTCCTGGGGCGCAGGGCCCCGCATGATGCCCACGTCTCCCCACGGCCCAGACTGCCCGGGGGCCATGCTGCGAGCGAGCTCTGCCAAGCAGCATTTGCAACTTCCCTCACCTGCTCCCACTGGAAaggggaaagcagagctccctgccaccctccgCACCTGCCCGGCAGcttctcccccttccccgcGAGCATCCCTCCCGAGCTGCCTCCGCCCCAGGGCTGCCGGAGGGAGAGTCTGTGCCCTGCCGCGGCTCCGGCTGGTGCAGCTGgtcctgctgagcagcaggaatCTCTACGGGTTTGATGCTGCATGTGGGAGACTCCATGCAGGAGTGGGGATGGACCcaaggaagcagaaaggcaCCCGAGCCCCAGCACCATGCCGGGGCATAGAGCTCCACAGCCTGCAGGAGATCCCCCCAGCAGGTTTCAGCCCCCAGTACTGCAGCCCCCCTCGAGGCCAGTGACAAAAAAGCCGGCTCAGCTTGGGAAAAAGACCATTTAATTTCTGAACCAACCTCGTAACATCAGAGTGAGGAGCAAGCCCTGGGAGCTGCGCTCATGCCAGAGCTGCCCTGGGAAAACGAGCAAGAGAAACCCAGGATGCTCAGCCCTTCATCAGGAGGGCActttccccccccgccccgttcCCTCCTCCCACCTTTGCTTCCCAACAGAAAGCTACTTCTTTGGCAGAGCAAATCTGCCTTCCTTCCAAGCAGCCAGATGTAAGTAAGTAGGTCAGACAAGGACCAGAGCGCCTCGACAACAGCactttaaagcaaagcaaagcggGAAGCGAGCCCTGACCCGGAACATGCCCCGTCACCTTGGTGCTGGTGGAGGTAGGGGGGGAAACCAGCACACCTCACCTCAGAGATAATGCGTTCAGCAAGAGCAGAAAAtctaacagcagcagagcagcactctGCGCAGCAGCTTGTGTGTCAGGGTCTAAtatcctgcagctgcaggagccgAAAGCTTTACAGCCTCGCGCGTCGGCGGCACCGGCCGATCTGCCACAGCGCGTAACCACAGACCTACTTTTCACGGCAGAAACTAACCCAAACAGACCCAATCCACGGGGAAGGGAGGCGGAGGGGCAGGCAGTGGTGGTAAAGGTGGGACCGGCCAGCCGCGCTCCCCTCCGTGCCACACTCACGACTCGGCGCCGGGCACGACACACACTCTGGATGGCACCAGCTTGGCAAGCCACGGCCGACAGTTCCCATTTGTTCACGGCGGGATGAAGCCAAGCTCTCCCTCGCCCTCCACGGCACAAAGAGGGGTCTGTGCTCCCAGCCCCGGAGCGGCCATGGGAAAACAGGCTCTGCCTCTGCATTCCAGCAACAACGCACGGCTGCGAGCGGGAGAGCCTGCGAGCGGGAGAGCCACCGTGCTGCCTGGCAGCCCGCACCGGCGGTGCCGTCGCGCAAGGTGCAAAGAGGGGATGTCTCCcagcacggggggggggggggggggaggcacagctgaagcagcagtgcCGAAACACCTTGGGGACACAACACACTCAATAAGCTGAGACAGGCAGGAATGAAGACAGGCAGCCAAGCCACGAAGAGCGGAGGATGCACTCGCCAGGTAGCTTTGCCCCAGAGAGCACGGCCAAGCCAGGGCCAGGCGGATTCACACCTCATCTGCAAACCGAGCCGCCTCCTTCGGCAGCGGAGGCAGGAGTCAGGTCAGATTAGATCCTCTCTGGCAGCCGTCAGCGGGGCAGCGACACTCCGCACCAGAGATCAGGCCAGGCTAGAGCAACCCAGGCGGACACCCATCCGCGGCCAAGTCTGCCAAAGGTAAAACAAGGCCGGTTTGGGATCACGGCACCTCTCCAAGGGCTCCTGCTCAGCCCAGCGTGCAGGCTGTGGTTCATTGAAATGACTTTCATGCAAAACCTCTGCCTCCACCTGGCCCGAGGACGCTGCTGCACTGGCTCCTTGCCACCTTCCTACCGGCCAGCGGGGTGGGGGAAGTGGCTCCCAGCCGACGTCTTGCCTGGATGCTGAGGTGGGGCAAAAAAACCCGGAGCAAGGCAGTCACGAGGCGCTCAGCACCCAACATCCACCCGTCAGCTGAGGGTCAGGAGGCAGCCGGCATCTCCTCCCTCTGCATCCCACCCTACGGGCCCCAGAAACGCTGCCCAAGTCCAAGCAGATGAGGGGGGTGGGCACAGCCTGGGCTCCCGTCCCGCTCACCGCAGGGGGGGTACCTGCAGCGGAGCCCTGGCTAACAGCAACAGGGACTCGAGGCAAACCCCTTAAAAGTCTCTGAGCAGTGCTTGGAGAAAAAGTGGGTTCAGAGGACACAGCGCTGGGCTCGCCGGGGCTTCAGCCTGCACTGCCCCAAACCCACCCCGGCCACTGCCTCCCCCAGGTCCGGGCTCAGCGCAGCTTCTCCGTGACAGGACAAACGCTAAAACAAGCGACACCTCAACAAGAGCAGAGCCCCAAGGAGGCACAGCTTGGTGTCCAGGCACAGCGGCTCATGGATGCGGCCCGCTCGCTGGGCTCGTCACCACGCAGCACACGTACCCCGCAGCCTGAACCCATCCGCATCCCTCCCACGTCGCGGCTGAGGACATCGAGGCACACGGGGAACCCTGCAAACAGAGAGCCAGGGTGGGCGAGAGCTGCTCGCCGGAGCCAGCTGTGCACTCAAGGCCAGGCGTGAGCCACATCAATTCTGCTGAGTCTTcgtggagggggggggggggggtggaaggCTGCGGCTGCTCGTGCCACAGCGCTGCTGCGCTCCCTCTGTCCCAAAGGACACGCAGAAAACAATCAGCTGCTTATTTGTGTGCTTACAACCAGGGCTCTGGAGGGGTCCCGAGCGTAAAACCCACAGCAGGAATTCAGTCCTCGAGGCTGGGACGCTGCCTGGGCAGTGTCTGGCAGGGGCAGGCGCTGCCGTGCAGGCTCcgtgggtgggaaggggaacaCGCAGCAGAGCCGTGTTTACCCAGAGCCGAAGGGAGAGCTCGGCCTCCACCGTGGCACCCGCAGCACTCGGCTGCCCAGCCAGGTGCTGCCCCGCGCTCGGGTGTTCGCAGGCTGAGGCTGCTCCGGCCGCGGTTTGCCGGCACCGGGCCCAGAGGAGCAACCAGACCGCAACGCTGCTTGGGGACCCTGGGCCTGGGCGGTGCCTGGGAGCGCTgtcccccccgtgtcccccccccgaAGGACACAACCGAGGCACCCACGGGTGCTGCCCACACGCAGGCCCGGAGTTTCCCCTGTCAGCGTCGCTGGACGGGGGGCAAAGGGACGAACGCGCCGGCCACCTTCCCGTGACGCGGGGAGAAGCGGAGTGGGGAGCAGCTCTCCCCGGGAcccccgcagagcccccccccgccgccaccgggGCCCGCTGCCAACACCCCGCCAGCACAGACACGGCCAGCAGCGCCGGTGCCTCCCCTGGGCGCTGCCCCACGgcctccccgccccccgctGCCACCGCCCCTGCGGACCCACGGCCACCCCAGCCCTCCCGCGCCCCCCCAACAGCCCCCGACGCGtccccctgcccagagcaggcCCCGCACAGACCCCAgcgcagccccggcccctcgCCCCGCCAAGCCGCACGGCCCCCCGCACGCCCACCCCGAGGCGCCGGAGCCCACGGAGGGCCGCGGCCCACGGCCCGCACAGGCCCCGCCGTGCCCGCCCCGGTGCCCCCGCGCTCACCCGCCGCCCGCGGCCTCCTCCCGCCGCACCCGGAAacgcggccccgcggcgccgTCCGGCCTCCAGCCGCGGCCAAACAAAATGGCGGCCGCCGTCCCTCCTGCGCCTGCGCCGCACGGACCGGATGtgggcggggcccggcggggcggcacGGCCGCGGCGCCATCTTGGAGAGGTCGTGCGGCCATGGTGGGAAGGGCGCGGCGGCCGCCATCTTGGGAAGGTCACCCGCCGCGGCGGGACTGCCGCGCTCCGCGGGCGGCCTGAGGAGCGGGGCGCCGCAGGGGAGCGAccccccgctgccagcccagccGCCGCTCCAGCCCCGAGGTGGCCCGGCTACAGCCAGCAGCTCCGCCTGCCATGTTGGGAAGGGCGAGCGGACACCCGTCGCCGCCATGTTGGGAAGGGCCGGCAGGCCCCTGGTCGTCGCCATCTTGGGAAGGTCACCGCGGTGGCCCACGCTGCCGCCATCTTGAGAAGGTCAGGGGCCGCGGTCGGTGCCGAGAGGCGGGCGGGGGGGTGATGCCCGCGCCCCCCGCTGCTCCGGGCACGACCTCACCCGGCAGCACGGCGCTGGCGTCACTCCCCGGCATGACATCAGGAGACGAGCGCTGGGACAGCCTTTTATTGGGGCTccgcgcccccctccccagctttttttctttttttttttttcccctttttttcctccttttttcttaaaaaataaatgtacaatTCCTGATGGCAGCTCGGTACAAAATATACAcgtctggggggggggggcgggcgggcggggggacATGTACAAAAATAgaggggggggacacacacctCAGGGGGTCTCTGCACCCccgctgggggtggggggacacccCAGGGGGTCCCTGCACCCCGGCCAGGGGGGGGATACACGATACCCCGGGGGGTCTCTGCCCCCCagccaggggagggggggtgcaCCCCAGGGCGTCTCTGCACCCCAGccaaggcgggggggggggggggggcgggacaGTGGGGAGccagggggacatgggggacatggaggaggggggggggatgcGCCCGGGGtccccaaccccccaccccaccccgtgccatgggtggggggcagcacccCGCTGCACCCCCCGCCCTGCCCAGGCCGGGGTCCCCTGGCCAAAGTGCGTCAGTGCTGGGGGGGCCGGGCCCCCCGGCGAGTGGGGGTCCCCAGGCGGGGGCCCCCCGGCCCTCACTGGCTGCCGGGCTCCAGCTTGTAGGAGAGCTCGAAGAGCAGGTTCTGGTTGTCGATGACGCGCAGCTGCCGCACGTAGGCCTTGGTCTGCAGCTGCCCGGGGGAGGCCTCCAGCTCCAGGCCTGGGGGGGGGTCAGTGCCAggggcagcgccgggcagccccccgcccaCCCGCGACcggggagggatggagggatggagggatggagggatggagggatggagggatggagggatggagggatggagggatggagggatggagggatggagggatggagggatggagggggacGGCAACGGTGGTGTGGGGGATGGAAGGAtgtgggatgcagggatggacagggatggagggacaggGATACAGGGACAGGGATGCAGGGGTGGAGGGATGGGGATGAAGATGCAGAGATGGACAGGGATGGTGGCGTGAggatggggatgcagggggacagggacagagggCTGGGGATGCAGATGCAGGGATGGTAGCAcggggatggggggatggggatgcagggggacagggatggagggatggggatgcagggatgaAGGGCAACGGCAATGGTGATGTGGGGATGGAGGGACGCGGGGATgcagagggacagggatggggatgcaggaACGGGGATGTGGCTCCAGCACCAGAGGTGCAGGGCCATGCACGTCCCCCCACCCTACAGGGTCAGCCCCCTCCCACAGCACCggccccccacccctgcccggccggggctgcgggggtcccggccccccACCGTACTCACAGAGCGGGCGGCTCCGGTACTTGCGGATGGTCCTCACTTTCTCAGCAATGCAGTGCTGAAACAGAGAGCACCCCCCCATCGGCaccagccccccaggaccctgcctgcccccccagGGACCACCTGCCCCCCAGGAGCCTGGGGACTGTACCCCCTCTGGGATCCTGCTGCACACCCTGGGGCATCCCCATCACCAGGGTCCCCACCTTGGGGATCCTATTCTGCACCTTAGGgaccccacaccccccagcaccccccaccccaaccagGCAGgagggctccagcccccccagtccccctTCCCTGGCTGCACCCCAGGGATCCCTCAGCCATGTCCCCCCAGCAAAGGGCACCCACCAGTTTCTCCACGTTGACCAGCCCGTCCAGGAGGGTCTTGCTGCCTTCATGCAGGAAGGTCAGATCTGGGGGCgagcagggggtgagggggacCCCATGGGGCAGCAGTGGGACCCTGGCCCCCCATGTGCCGCGGgagcccctgtgcccccctcACCTTTGAGGATAAGCGGCACAAAGGGGATGAGGGGGGGTTTCATCTTGGCCAGCACCTCCCGGTAGGTCTTGTGGTTCCTGCAGGGGTCCTGGGAGGGGGAACACGGGGGTTCagggttgggggaggggggctctTTAtgggtgccagcaccctgcccagcccaccctggatccccccacacacacacaacaccaGCTTCCATGGGCACAGCACTGTGGCCATTgctgggggcctgggggggggcaAGGACACCCCGGGACAGTATGAGAACATCCCCcacccaccagctccccagTTCCCCcccagggtgctgtggggtcCCCAGGACCCACGGTCTCACCGTCAGGTTCTCGAACTTCCGAAACAGGTTCTTGAATTTCCCCGGGAGCTTCTGCAAAAACAGGTCCCGGGGGGAGCCATGAGCGCCCAGGAGGGGCCCGGGAGCACCCAGAGGGGGGGTCCAGggcaccccccagccctttACCTCCCAGGTGAGGCGCAGGCGGCTGATGGCAGCGTTGTTGAGCCCGATGACGATGGCGTAGAAGGAGAGCATGTCCTGGTTCTGCTTGCATCTAGGGGGGGGAGAGAGGGTGAGGGGCGGGCAGGGgaccccccacacacacccccaacccCGGCCCCGCACTCACATGGCCGCGATCTTGATGAGCTTTTTGAGGAGGTGGGCGCGCTTGCCCAGCGCCTCGCAGAGCAGCAGCTCGGTGCCCACCCAGTGCTGCACCTCGCTGCAccgctgcagcagcagctccaggttGGCCGTctcccgccggccccgctccccgtgGAACACGTAATCCACGAACTCCAGCTGCCGGGATGCGGGGATGCAGGTGCCATCAGGATCCCCCGCCAgcgggcagccccccgccgccagccccccagcccccagcccacctcgTGGATGCAGCGGAAGAGCTCCCAGTGGAAGGCGGTGAGGTGGTTGGCGATCTCCTCCGGCTCCGCGCGGTGGATCTCCGTGTCCCCGGGGACCACCTGGATCTCCTCAGGCAGCGGCACCTGTGAGAGGAGGCGGGGATGCTCAGAGGGTGCTGGAGGACATGAGGGGGCTGCATGGAGGGTCCCCCCAGGCCCAGGGGGTCCCCGGCACGGTGCTGACCAGGGAGTCGAAGGTGTCCCTGGTGCAGGCGAAGAGGTGGCTGTTGATGCCCAGGGTGGTGAAGACGCACTCCTcgctgggctgcagcaccgCTTTCTCTGCGGGCGGAGCGCGGGCaggggctcagcaccagccagacccccacccccgcccgcagcgccgccggccccccccGGGCACCTCCGGATGAGGCCATGGTGACGAGGATGAGGGCGTCCTCGCGGGCACTCTGCTCCTCCGAGTACTGCAGCTTCTC is part of the Falco naumanni isolate bFalNau1 chromosome 18, bFalNau1.pat, whole genome shotgun sequence genome and harbors:
- the RAPGEFL1 gene encoding rap guanine nucleotide exchange factor-like 1, producing the protein MKPLEKLLKKPGSHLPARPAAAPGAAQGSAPAARRQSLSRPAASPEEPAGPAGPLPGGEGRWLELRPPDAPLRSPEDPSPAGDRDRDREPPSPEAPPAARCCCGCGCGPAAPAPPERLLAALLERLPAGGAHGRGCGAESLLDDIVLTHSLFLPTERFLQQLHQHFVLAAGSPLPRWEEGAGLRRKRAVLAVLLHFLETYKGLLQEEESAGKVIKELYLLIMKDTSLYQDLEDEILKLHQLVETVELKVADETPPPNKQVKPLFRHFRRIDSCLQTRVAFRGSDEIFCRVYMPDHSYVTIRSRLSASVQDILASVTEKLQYSEEQSAREDALILVTMASSGEKAVLQPSEECVFTTLGINSHLFACTRDTFDSLVPLPEEIQVVPGDTEIHRAEPEEIANHLTAFHWELFRCIHELEFVDYVFHGERGRRETANLELLLQRCSEVQHWVGTELLLCEALGKRAHLLKKLIKIAAICKQNQDMLSFYAIVIGLNNAAISRLRLTWEKLPGKFKNLFRKFENLTDPCRNHKTYREVLAKMKPPLIPFVPLILKDLTFLHEGSKTLLDGLVNVEKLHCIAEKVRTIRKYRSRPLCLELEASPGQLQTKAYVRQLRVIDNQNLLFELSYKLEPGSQ